In Geminocystis sp. NIES-3708, a single window of DNA contains:
- the pntB gene encoding Re/Si-specific NAD(P)(+) transhydrogenase subunit beta, which translates to MTSNLITVAYIAASALFILSLAGLSNQETAGKGNIYGIAGMAIAFIATAFSAEVTNYATLITAIIPAVIIGSILASRVAMTSMPELVAILHSFVGLAAVLVGVGNYLQPASGLVGAEEFIHQIEIYIGVFIGAVTFTGSIVAFGKLRAIISSKPLMLPARHFLNLGMLSATIYFGYAFLNSESGLQPLLIMTGIACLLGIHLVAAIGGADMPVVISMLNSYSGWAAAAAGFMLSNDLLIITGALVGSSGAILSYIMCKAMNRSFISVILGGFGEGSGKSTASSTTEEVGEAVATNIDEVADLLVNAKSVIITPGYGMAVAQAQHGVSEITKILKSRRVNVRFGIHPVAGRLPGHMNVLLAEANVPYDIVLEMDEINEDFPTTDVVLVIGANDTVNPSALEDPNSAIAGMPVLEVWKAETSIVMKRSLASGYAGVDNPLFYKENTRMLFGDAKVNIDSLLVALREKTSKKGKAEDKVLVTA; encoded by the coding sequence ATGACAAGTAACCTCATTACCGTTGCGTATATCGCCGCCAGTGCCTTATTTATTCTCAGTCTAGCAGGTTTATCTAACCAAGAAACCGCAGGAAAAGGTAACATTTACGGTATTGCAGGGATGGCGATCGCATTTATAGCTACTGCTTTTAGTGCTGAGGTGACAAATTACGCAACCCTCATTACTGCCATTATTCCTGCGGTTATTATCGGCTCAATTTTAGCCTCTAGGGTAGCAATGACATCCATGCCTGAATTAGTGGCAATTTTACATAGTTTTGTCGGTTTAGCCGCCGTATTAGTGGGTGTCGGTAACTATTTACAACCAGCATCTGGCTTAGTTGGTGCTGAAGAATTTATCCATCAAATCGAAATTTATATCGGTGTCTTCATCGGCGCAGTGACTTTTACAGGTTCGATTGTTGCCTTTGGTAAATTACGTGCGATAATTAGCTCAAAACCTCTCATGTTACCTGCTAGACATTTTCTCAACTTGGGGATGTTAAGTGCAACAATTTATTTCGGATATGCCTTTCTTAACAGTGAATCTGGCTTACAACCATTATTAATCATGACTGGTATTGCTTGTTTATTGGGTATTCACCTCGTGGCGGCTATAGGTGGTGCGGATATGCCAGTAGTTATTTCCATGCTAAATAGTTATTCAGGATGGGCTGCTGCCGCCGCAGGTTTTATGTTAAGTAACGACTTGTTAATCATCACGGGTGCGTTAGTTGGTAGTAGTGGTGCAATTCTGAGTTATATTATGTGTAAAGCCATGAATCGTTCCTTTATCAGCGTAATTTTAGGCGGTTTTGGAGAAGGAAGTGGAAAATCTACTGCTTCATCAACTACTGAGGAAGTTGGGGAAGCGGTAGCTACCAATATTGATGAAGTTGCCGATTTATTGGTTAATGCTAAAAGTGTGATTATCACCCCTGGTTATGGTATGGCAGTCGCTCAAGCTCAACACGGCGTTTCGGAAATTACTAAGATTCTCAAAAGTCGTAGAGTGAATGTGCGTTTTGGTATTCATCCTGTCGCAGGGCGTTTACCCGGTCACATGAATGTTTTATTAGCTGAAGCAAATGTGCCTTATGACATCGTTTTAGAAATGGATGAAATTAACGAAGATTTCCCCACAACTGACGTAGTTTTGGTTATCGGTGCGAATGATACTGTTAATCCTAGCGCATTAGAAGATCCCAATAGTGCAATCGCTGGTATGCCTGTATTAGAAGTATGGAAAGCAGAAACCTCCATTGTGATGAAACGCAGTTTAGCCAGTGGTTACGCCGGAGTAGATAACCCTTTATTTTATAAAGAAAATACAAGAATGCTTTTTGGTGATGCTAAGGTAAATATTGACTCATTGTTAGTGGCATTGAGAGAAAAAACCAGCAAAAAAGGTAAAGCTGAAGATAAAGTTTTAGTTACCGCCTAA
- a CDS encoding FeoC-like transcriptional regulator → MILTDIQNYLIKHRKASLEELAMYAHSDADAIRLMLNRLIRKGRVKQIEGKKCGGCHSCTPESIEFYEWKINNCK, encoded by the coding sequence ATGATTTTAACAGACATACAAAATTATTTAATTAAACACCGTAAAGCATCTTTAGAAGAGTTAGCTATGTATGCTCATTCTGATGCTGATGCTATTCGTCTAATGTTAAACCGTCTGATTCGCAAAGGAAGAGTCAAGCAAATCGAAGGCAAAAAATGTGGAGGTTGTCATAGTTGTACTCCTGAATCTATCGAATTTTATGAATGGAAAATTAATAATTGTAAGTAG
- the feoB gene encoding Fe(2+) transporter permease subunit FeoB: MLKPIIGLIGNPNCGKTTLFNALTGANQRTGNWPGVTVDRKEGKFNNHEGKEITVVDLPGVYSLDADDEETGLDELVARDYLLSGEANLIINIVDASNLERNLYLTTQIMEMNLPMVIALNMMDVAEKRGISINTNLLRERLGCPVVSLSAVNGQGITELINVIADELGNLSNSASYIAYPPVIEEALEELVSYITENSTKPIVEPRWTALSLLQYEDRGIENLGGEELPSIIAKYRRQIHQVLGEDIDIMIADSRYGFIQQVTQGATGRQGEISNNLSDRLDQIVLHRWWGIPIFFGVMYLMFLFTINVSAAFIDFFDMTAATIFVDGLAHVLQSINTPGWLIALLADGAGGGIQTVATFIPVIGFMFLFLSILEDSGYMARAAFVMDRLMRLVGLPGKSFVPMLVGFGCNVPAIMATRTLENSRDRLMTVMMNPFMSCGARLPVYALFAAAFFPVGGQNIVFGMYILGIVAAIFTGIVMKNTLLKGEISHFVMELPPYHLPRVKGVLIRTWDRLKAFLWKAGRVIILMVMVLGLLNSVSFDGSFGNQNTKNSVLSVTSEAVTPIFSPMGLTKENWAATVGIFTGVFAKEAMVGTLDSLYSQLAKEDNPDEEAKIDEYSFWRGIKDAFATIPANLADLPSQLLDPLGLSIANSENIETAAEEQEVNKSTFGAMVKRFNGQAGAFAYLLFVLLYFPCVSATAAVYRETTLWWTVFVAAWTTGMAYWVATIFYQVATFSQHPGFSLTWIVVMSLILVGVLFTLSQIRPIKTIKKVII; encoded by the coding sequence ATGTTAAAACCAATTATAGGACTTATAGGTAATCCCAATTGTGGAAAAACCACCCTTTTTAATGCCTTAACGGGTGCAAATCAACGCACTGGCAACTGGCCCGGTGTTACAGTTGATCGTAAAGAAGGTAAATTTAATAATCATGAAGGTAAAGAAATCACCGTGGTGGATTTACCCGGAGTTTACTCTTTAGATGCAGACGATGAAGAAACAGGATTAGATGAATTAGTAGCACGAGATTATTTACTTTCAGGAGAAGCGAATTTAATTATTAATATTGTCGATGCTTCTAATTTAGAGCGAAATCTCTATTTAACGACTCAAATCATGGAAATGAACTTACCCATGGTGATTGCCTTAAATATGATGGATGTTGCCGAAAAAAGAGGGATTTCTATTAATACTAATTTATTAAGAGAAAGATTAGGTTGCCCAGTAGTTTCTCTAAGTGCAGTTAATGGGCAAGGTATCACAGAATTAATTAATGTTATTGCGGACGAATTAGGGAATTTGAGTAATTCAGCTTCTTATATAGCTTATCCACCAGTAATTGAAGAGGCTTTAGAGGAATTAGTTTCTTATATCACTGAAAATAGCACAAAACCGATTGTTGAGCCTCGTTGGACTGCTTTAAGTTTGTTACAGTATGAAGATAGAGGTATTGAAAATTTAGGTGGTGAAGAATTACCTTCCATAATCGCTAAATATCGTCGCCAAATTCATCAAGTACTTGGAGAAGACATTGATATTATGATTGCGGATAGCCGTTATGGTTTTATTCAGCAAGTTACCCAAGGAGCGACAGGGCGACAGGGAGAAATTAGTAATAATTTATCTGATCGTTTAGATCAAATTGTACTCCATCGTTGGTGGGGCATTCCCATTTTTTTCGGTGTGATGTATCTTATGTTTCTCTTTACCATTAACGTTAGTGCGGCGTTTATCGACTTTTTTGACATGACTGCCGCTACTATCTTTGTTGATGGTTTAGCTCATGTTTTACAGAGCATTAATACCCCTGGATGGTTAATTGCTTTACTCGCTGATGGTGCTGGAGGTGGTATTCAAACCGTAGCCACTTTTATTCCCGTAATTGGCTTTATGTTTTTATTTCTCTCCATTTTGGAAGATTCTGGTTATATGGCACGGGCGGCTTTTGTTATGGATAGATTAATGCGATTAGTCGGGCTTCCGGGTAAATCTTTTGTACCAATGTTGGTGGGTTTTGGCTGTAATGTACCAGCAATTATGGCAACTCGTACCCTCGAAAATTCCCGCGATCGCCTAATGACGGTGATGATGAATCCTTTTATGTCATGTGGTGCAAGGCTTCCGGTTTATGCACTGTTTGCGGCGGCTTTTTTCCCTGTGGGTGGTCAAAATATTGTCTTTGGAATGTATATATTAGGTATTGTCGCCGCTATTTTTACAGGAATAGTGATGAAAAATACTTTACTTAAAGGAGAAATTAGTCATTTTGTCATGGAATTACCGCCCTATCATTTACCCCGTGTTAAAGGTGTATTAATTAGAACATGGGATCGATTAAAAGCCTTTTTATGGAAAGCAGGGCGAGTAATTATTTTGATGGTGATGGTTTTAGGCTTGTTAAATTCCGTTAGTTTTGATGGCTCTTTTGGCAACCAAAATACAAAAAATTCGGTTTTAAGTGTTACTTCCGAAGCTGTCACCCCTATATTTTCACCGATGGGATTGACTAAAGAAAATTGGGCGGCAACGGTAGGAATTTTCACGGGAGTTTTTGCTAAAGAAGCCATGGTAGGAACTTTAGATTCCCTTTACAGTCAATTAGCAAAAGAAGATAATCCCGATGAGGAAGCCAAAATAGATGAATATAGCTTCTGGAGAGGGATAAAAGATGCTTTTGCCACGATTCCTGCCAATTTAGCTGATTTACCCTCTCAATTACTCGATCCTTTAGGTTTAAGTATTGCTAATAGTGAAAACATTGAAACCGCTGCCGAAGAACAAGAAGTCAATAAAAGTACTTTTGGAGCAATGGTGAAGCGTTTTAATGGACAAGCTGGGGCTTTTGCTTACCTTTTATTTGTTTTGCTCTATTTTCCTTGTGTTTCCGCTACTGCGGCTGTTTATCGAGAAACAACTTTATGGTGGACAGTTTTTGTCGCCGCATGGACTACTGGTATGGCTTATTGGGTAGCAACGATATTTTATCAAGTGGCTACTTTTTCCCAACATCCGGGCTTTTCTTTAACATGGATTGTGGTAATGAGTCTAATTTTAGTAGGAGTTTTATTTACTCTTAGCCAAATTCGCCCCATTAAAACCATCAAAAAAGTTATTATTTAG
- a CDS encoding FeoA family protein, producing MKKFSYWGEKMNLEENITTTLEQKFSSSSYPLSQAKAGAEVWVVGFAEKEGTNRLLGMGLIPSRKLKIVNAQPSGSVMIAIQDQRMGIGADMANKILVSDKQLINQEENLMTNTTRIYLREMVSGTVGRVLGYEKTMRGYKSKLLSMGLTPRTEFMVIRVAPLGDPVEIKVRDFHLSLRKQEADTLIVEIVNS from the coding sequence ATGAAAAAATTTTCTTATTGGGGTGAAAAAATGAATTTAGAAGAGAATATTACTACGACTTTAGAACAGAAATTTTCATCTTCTAGCTATCCTCTTTCCCAAGCTAAGGCTGGGGCGGAGGTGTGGGTTGTGGGATTTGCAGAAAAAGAAGGTACTAATCGACTTTTGGGTATGGGTTTAATTCCGAGTAGGAAACTTAAAATTGTAAATGCTCAACCTAGTGGCTCAGTAATGATAGCGATTCAAGATCAAAGAATGGGTATAGGAGCTGATATGGCCAACAAAATTTTAGTCAGTGATAAGCAATTAATCAATCAAGAGGAAAATTTAATGACAAATACTACTAGAATTTATTTGCGGGAAATGGTTAGTGGTACGGTAGGACGAGTTTTAGGTTATGAAAAAACCATGAGGGGTTATAAAAGTAAATTATTGTCTATGGGATTAACTCCTCGCACGGAATTTATGGTAATTAGAGTAGCACCTTTAGGAGATCCTGTAGAAATTAAAGTCAGAGATTTTCATTTAAGTTTGCGTAAACAAGAAGCTGACACTTTAATCGTAGAAATAGTTAATAGTTAA
- a CDS encoding flavin monoamine oxidase family protein, producing the protein MSSLNSTIYDCIIVGSGLSGLVTARNLSRLGHSVLVIEAQNRIGGRMYGEYLPSGQWIDRGGQWVGPTQDRFLALLDEYKIRRFPTPLEGKKVLLFDGKRYEFDGFFQGVPEGEAPKVSEKEWSDAMKAWESFEALSQTLPANHPIGNDDHYKKLDSQTFAQWIEENTHTAFGKWYFSYMSRAVGFLGPAEPNQVSLLHVLWGHKSASQGEHPEAELLHGGAGQIPQKIAEELVNNILINEPVIQINQNSQGVEVQTTKGKYSAKFTVVAMPPHLAGRITYEPPIPSLRQQLTQRMPMGSCAKLLISYDRPFWREKGLAGIGFGNCKWIELCADSSDPEKGVGLIATFVVGDRYKDWCLMSEVERRSSVLSDLANYFGEEALSPVTYNEVDWPREQWVGGGYAAFMPPGVWTTFGEALIAPVGRIYWAGTEMANRWAGFFDGAVRTGESAANSIATLL; encoded by the coding sequence ATGTCTTCCCTAAACTCAACTATTTATGATTGCATTATTGTTGGTTCTGGATTGTCGGGGTTAGTTACTGCTCGTAATCTATCTAGGTTAGGTCATAGTGTTTTAGTCATTGAAGCTCAAAATCGTATTGGTGGTCGGATGTATGGTGAATATTTGCCTTCTGGACAATGGATTGATCGAGGTGGACAATGGGTTGGCCCTACACAAGATCGTTTTCTTGCCCTCTTAGATGAGTACAAAATTCGTCGCTTTCCCACACCTTTAGAGGGGAAAAAAGTGCTTTTATTTGACGGAAAACGTTATGAATTTGACGGTTTTTTTCAAGGTGTACCCGAAGGAGAAGCTCCAAAAGTAAGTGAAAAAGAATGGAGCGATGCCATGAAAGCATGGGAATCTTTTGAAGCTCTATCTCAAACCTTACCCGCAAACCATCCCATTGGTAATGATGATCATTATAAGAAATTAGATAGTCAAACTTTTGCTCAGTGGATTGAAGAAAATACTCATACCGCTTTTGGAAAATGGTACTTTTCCTATATGTCCCGTGCGGTGGGTTTTTTAGGACCGGCTGAACCCAACCAAGTTTCTTTATTACACGTTCTTTGGGGGCATAAATCCGCTTCTCAGGGAGAGCATCCCGAAGCTGAACTTTTACACGGTGGAGCAGGGCAAATTCCTCAAAAAATTGCTGAGGAGTTAGTAAATAATATTCTTATTAATGAACCTGTAATACAGATTAATCAAAACTCTCAAGGGGTAGAAGTGCAAACCACTAAAGGTAAATATTCGGCTAAGTTTACTGTTGTAGCTATGCCTCCCCATTTGGCTGGTCGAATTACCTATGAGCCCCCTATACCGTCTTTACGTCAACAACTGACTCAACGAATGCCGATGGGTAGTTGTGCCAAACTTCTTATTTCTTATGATCGACCATTTTGGCGAGAAAAAGGTTTAGCAGGGATTGGATTCGGTAATTGTAAATGGATTGAATTATGTGCTGACAGTTCTGATCCTGAAAAGGGAGTAGGACTTATTGCTACTTTTGTGGTGGGAGACCGATATAAAGATTGGTGTTTGATGAGTGAAGTTGAGCGTCGTTCTTCTGTACTTTCTGATCTTGCTAATTATTTTGGTGAAGAAGCCCTTTCTCCTGTCACTTATAATGAAGTGGATTGGCCTAGAGAACAATGGGTTGGAGGAGGATATGCCGCTTTTATGCCCCCCGGAGTGTGGACAACCTTTGGAGAAGCTCTCATCGCTCCTGTCGGAAGAATTTACTGGGCAGGTACAGAAATGGCTAATCGTTGGGCAGGGTTTTTTGATGGTGCAGTGCGCACTGGTGAATCAGCCGCCAATTCCATCGCAACTTTATTGTAA
- a CDS encoding TIGR01548 family HAD-type hydrolase, with the protein MKNIIIFDIDGVIRDVTGSYRRALADTVEHFTNNNYRPSMDDIDNLKGEGIWNNDWEGSQELIYRYFESMGKSRGDVTYTYEEIVNFFQRRYRGSQPDKPETWEGYITTEPLLLTQEYFTTLTTKNSAWGFFSGATRGSAEYILKHRLALENPLLVAMEDAPGKPDPTGLFLAVKLIEEKLSLLSSLPVVYLGDTVADMTTIIKAREIQPEREWVAVGVLPPHIQGDVNISTYSQQLFKAGANQVVSKVTDFP; encoded by the coding sequence ATGAAAAATATTATTATTTTTGATATTGATGGAGTGATTCGAGATGTAACAGGCTCATATCGTCGAGCTTTAGCAGATACCGTCGAACATTTTACCAACAATAATTATCGCCCCAGTATGGATGACATTGATAATCTTAAAGGTGAAGGAATTTGGAATAATGATTGGGAAGGCTCACAAGAATTAATTTATCGTTATTTTGAGAGTATGGGTAAATCTCGTGGAGATGTTACTTATACTTATGAGGAAATTGTCAATTTTTTTCAACGGCGTTATCGAGGTAGCCAACCCGATAAACCCGAAACATGGGAAGGTTATATTACTACTGAGCCATTATTATTAACTCAAGAATACTTTACCACTTTAACTACTAAAAACTCAGCTTGGGGTTTTTTTAGTGGTGCCACCAGAGGTTCGGCAGAATACATTTTAAAACATCGTTTAGCCTTGGAAAATCCTCTGTTAGTAGCCATGGAAGATGCACCGGGGAAACCAGATCCGACGGGTCTATTTTTAGCAGTAAAATTAATAGAAGAAAAATTATCTTTACTATCATCATTACCTGTGGTGTATTTAGGTGATACCGTAGCAGATATGACAACTATCATCAAAGCTAGAGAAATTCAACCTGAAAGAGAATGGGTTGCGGTAGGTGTATTACCTCCTCATATTCAAGGTGATGTTAATATCAGTACATATAGTCAACAATTATTTAAAGCTGGGGCAAATCAGGTTGTTTCAAAAGTAACAGATTTTCCTTAA